CATGGAAAAAGGACCTCGCCGACTGGCTCTATCGAGAGGAGCGGGTCACATCCTTTCTCCATCCGGGACTCGGGGTGGCATCCGATCCTGACGAAAGCGAACGAGATTTTCGGATTCGCCTGCGGGACGTTGGGCGGGAGGAGAGAGACAATCAGATTGAGGAACTTCGGGGGAAATACGAGAGGAAGATCACGACTGCCGCGGAGCGGATTCGCAAGGCGGAACAGAAGGTCGACCGCGAGCAGGAGCAGGCGGAGTCCGTGAAGATGAGCAACTACGTAAACATCGGGCCCACCGTGTTGTCGGCTCTTCTCGGACGAAAGGCTATTAGCCGATCGAGCGTCGGGCGAGCTTCGACCACGGTGCGGGGCATGTCGCGAACTTCCAAAGAGAAGCAGGATGTAGAGCGAGCCCTCGAGGATCTCAGCGCACGCCAGGAAGCTCTCGACGAACTCGAAAAGGAGCTAGAGCAGGAGATTGAGGACCTGAAGGAACGCCTTGATCCTGAAATGGGACGACTCGAAACGTTCGAACTGAAACCACGAAGGACGGACGTCGACGTCCACTTTGTTGCACTGGCGTGGGTGCCGCAGTAGACCCACGCTGCAGCTCGGATCTGTCAAAAAGAACAGCGCGTCAAAGGTAAACGAGCATGAAGGCCGTCAAGATTATTCTCGTTGCGATCCTTGTCATCTTCTTTCTTCTGGTGATCGTCGGATTCTTGCTACCCGCTGAATGGGAAGTGAGTGAATCCGTCGCCATTGAGGCGACTCCGGCGGAGGTGTACCCTCACGTTGCAGAGTTTCGTCAGTGGCCCGCGTGGACAGCATGGGCGGCCGCAGATCCCGATATGACGTACTCGTACAGCGGTACTGAAACGGGCGTCGGCCAGGTAACGGAGTGGTCGGGGAATCAAGGGACGGGGCGAATGGAGATCACGGGCGTCGACTCATTGCGCCGCATCGACTACTACTTCTCGATGGACGACAACGCGTTTGGAGCCGCGTCGTCGATTGTTCTGGATAATGTTGGTGGTGAGACACACGTGACGTGGTCGTCCGAGGGCGATGTCGGCGGTAATATTGCGGCACGGTATTTCATGAAGGTGTTTACACCGTACATGTCTGCCGACTACCAGAGCGGGTTGGATCGGCTGAAGGAGCTTGCGGAGTCGGGGAGAGGTGGCTGAAGCTCTGGCTCGTGTTGAATGCGTCCCGGATTGCTTCTTCGTAGCGAGGGGCTCCTCATCGCAATGACGATTCCTTCGGGGGCGTCTCCGCGAGGCCGCGTTACCCCAGGGTCATCCCGAACGCAGTGAGGGACCTGTGCTTTCGGTCCGCAGAACGTCGCTCGAATCACCCCAGACCAGAGATCCTTCGCGAACTCAGGATGACACTCACCCCAACGCCACCCCGGCCACTGAGCCAGGGTTCATACCTACCCCAACGTCATCCCGGCCAACGAGCCGGGATCCATGAGACGATGAGGCATTCCTCGACCGCCTAGAAAGTCCGGTGCTCAAAAAGGTCCAGCGCATCGCCAACCATCGCACACTTGCTCGGACCGAACCCCTTGATCTTCCCGAGTCGTTTTTGAACCGCTGCGAGATCAGAGCCGTCGTTCCACAGGTTCGCCGCATTCCCTTTGTACTCATCGACCAGAGTCTGCGCCAGCTCCTGGACACGGCCGGCCATCATGTTTGCAAAGCTGTGCACCGCCGGCTTCTGTCGGAAGATGTCCTGCAGTTTTTCGAGATCCATCTTCGCAATCTTGCGCATGTCCAGATGGCCGAGCCGCTGTTTCATTTTTAGCGGGCCCACAAAAGCCATCTCGGCCTTGATTCGTTGATCAAGCAGAATCCCTATCAGCAACGCATTCCCATCGGCCTGGAGGAGCTGATCCGCGTCCTCGTCGAGGGTAGCCGCACCGTGTTGCACCTTGTTATCAATCAGTCTCGCGAGTCCACCCATGATTCAAAGCTCCGGTTGCATTCCAGGATTTCAGTTGGTCATAGCGCTACATAGTCTGAAGTCGTGACATTGGTTCCGGTAACCGCCGCGTCAGTGATCAAACATCTCTCCAATGCGTAAGAGGTCGCCCTCAGCAGCAAGTCATCACCCGCCGAGATGGTTACCACGGAATCCCGGCAACCCTTACTCACCGTAAACCGAAACGGTCTGTACTGTGATGCGGGTCGATTCTATATCGATCCGCAGCGCGCAGTGGCCAGGGCGATCATCACACACGGCCACTCCGATCACGCTCGTCCCGGCTCGAAGGCTTACCTCTCATCTCCGTCCTGTGCGCCGATACTTCGCGAGCGCCTGGGCAAAACTGCACCGATCCAAACAGTGGAATTTGGCGAGACGGTTGTCATGAACGGCGTCTCCGTCTCCCTGCATCCGGCCGGACATATTCTGGGGTCCGCGCAGATTCGGGTCGAATACAGGGGTGAGGTGTGGGTCGTGACAGGCGACTACAAGACCGAGGCGGACTCCACGTGTGAAGCGTTTGAACAGGTCATGTGCGACACGCTCGTCACGGAGTGTACGTTCGGATTGCCGATCTACAGATGGCCAGACCCTTCGGTGGTCACGGACGACATCAACCAGTGGTGGAGAACCAATCGCGATCGCGGCGTCACCAGCGTGCTTCTCGGATACAGCCTCGGCAAAGCACAGAGGCTCATCGCAGGGCTGGATCCGTCGATCGGGCCCATCTACTGTCACCCGGCGGTGGAGCGTATGAACAATCTGTACCGCGAGCAGGGCAGACTGGATGCAGAGACCATTGATCTGGAGAATGCTGCCGTGCCATCCCGCTGGTCTGACGGAATCGTTGTGACCCCGAACGTGCCGGCCGATTCGCCGGCGTTCAGTCGTCTTGGACCGACGTCGGTAGCCTTCGCCAGCGGCTGGATGGCAATCCGGAGCCGGCGCCGCCAACGAGGTTCGGATCGAGGGTTTGTTGTGTCGGACCACGTCGACTGGCCGTCTCTGATTGAGGTCATCAAAGGATCGGGCTGTTCGCGAGTTCTGGCGACGCATGGCTACACCAGGCAACTGTGTCGATGGCTCAACGAGAACGGTACGTCCGCCGCGCCGCTCGAAGAAAACGCGGAGCGCGATTCGAAGATCGTGACGATCGACGAAGAGGCGTCTGCGTAAAGATGCACGAGTTCTCCCGTCTGTATCGACGACTGGACGAGACGACGAAGACCGGTGAGAAGACCGCCGCGCTCGCCGACTATTTTGCGCTTGCCGGTGCGGCAGATGCCGCATGGGCCGTGTACTTCCTGATCGGGCGTCGTCCGAAACGAGCGGTGAAGACGGCACGCCTGCGTCGATGGGCGGCTGAGCATGCCAGTATCAAGGACTGGTTGTTTGACGACTGCCACGATGTCGTCGGCGATCTGGCGGAAACCATCACCCGGGTTCTTCCGACGACGAAGACGGTCGAACGACGACCTCTTCACGAGTGGGTCGACCAGCACCTTCTACCGCTTCGCGATGCACCCGAGGAAGTACAGCGTCGAAAGGTGACGGGTGCGTGGAAAGAAATGGATGCGGACTCGCGGCTAGTGTGGAACAAGATCCTGACGAGCGGCCTTCGCGCAGGTGTTTCAAAAGCACTCGTCGTCCGAGGCCTGTCTGTCGCGTTCGGACTCGAGGAGAGTGTACTGGTGCATCGGATGGCTGGCGACTGGCAGCCTTCCGCCGAATTCTTCGGAAGGCTGGTGGCCCATGACACCTCGGACACAACAGCAAGCCGTCCGTA
This sequence is a window from Rhodothermales bacterium. Protein-coding genes within it:
- a CDS encoding ATP-binding protein, with translation WKKDLADWLYREERVTSFLHPGLGVASDPDESERDFRIRLRDVGREERDNQIEELRGKYERKITTAAERIRKAEQKVDREQEQAESVKMSNYVNIGPTVLSALLGRKAISRSSVGRASTTVRGMSRTSKEKQDVERALEDLSARQEALDELEKELEQEIEDLKERLDPEMGRLETFELKPRRTDVDVHFVALAWVPQ
- a CDS encoding SRPBCC family protein, producing the protein MKAVKIILVAILVIFFLLVIVGFLLPAEWEVSESVAIEATPAEVYPHVAEFRQWPAWTAWAAADPDMTYSYSGTETGVGQVTEWSGNQGTGRMEITGVDSLRRIDYYFSMDDNAFGAASSIVLDNVGGETHVTWSSEGDVGGNIAARYFMKVFTPYMSADYQSGLDRLKELAESGRGG
- a CDS encoding ligase-associated DNA damage response exonuclease, coding for MVTTESRQPLLTVNRNGLYCDAGRFYIDPQRAVARAIITHGHSDHARPGSKAYLSSPSCAPILRERLGKTAPIQTVEFGETVVMNGVSVSLHPAGHILGSAQIRVEYRGEVWVVTGDYKTEADSTCEAFEQVMCDTLVTECTFGLPIYRWPDPSVVTDDINQWWRTNRDRGVTSVLLGYSLGKAQRLIAGLDPSIGPIYCHPAVERMNNLYREQGRLDAETIDLENAAVPSRWSDGIVVTPNVPADSPAFSRLGPTSVAFASGWMAIRSRRRQRGSDRGFVVSDHVDWPSLIEVIKGSGCSRVLATHGYTRQLCRWLNENGTSAAPLEENAERDSKIVTIDEEASA